The sequence GGCACGCTGGCGGTGTTCAAGACCGTGCCCGGCGTCGAGATCGCCGACCTCCGCAGCGCGGTGCTCGTCACCCTCGGCATGGCCGCCGTCGGCGCGCTCATCTCCAGCCTCCTCGCGATCGACGAGGACGAGATCTTCTTCCGTCGCGCCGCCCGGCGCCGCCGTCGCCACGCCCCTGCCGACGTCGCCGCGGACCAGCCGCCGGGCGTGGTGTTCCTGCAGATCGACGGCCTCGGCTTCGACACCGTCCGCCGCGCGATCCGCGACGGCGACATGCCGACGTTCGCCGCGTGGCTCGCCGAGGGCAGCCACGCGCTGACGCGGTGGCACACCGACTGGAGCTCGCAGACCGGCGCCAGCGTCTGCGGCATCCTGCACGGGTCCAACCACGACATCCTCGGCTTCCGCTGGTACGAAAAGGACCGCGACCACGTGATGGCGTGCGCGCACCCGACCGACGCGGCCGAGATCGAACGGCGGCATTCCGACGGCCGCGGCCTGCTCTCCGGCGACGGCGCGAGCCGCGGCAACCTCTTCTCCGGCGACGCCGACCACGTCAGCCTCACCATGAGCTCGATCCCGGTGCTGGTGCCGAAGAAGCTGCTGCGCCGCCACCGCGACCGGCTCGGCGCGGGCTACTACGCCTACTTCGCGAACCCGGTCAACGCGTTGCGCACGTTCGTCGTCGCGCTGGTCGACGTCTTCCGCGAGATCAACGCCGCGGTCCGCCAGCGCCGCGCCGGAGTCGTGCCGCGAGTCCCGCGCGGCGGCTGGTACCCGCTGGCCCGCCCGGGCACGACGGTGATCGCGCGCGACGTCGTCGTGTCGGCGGTCCTCGGCGACATGCTCGCCGGGCGCCCGGTGGTGTACGCGGACTTCCTCGGCTACGACGAGGTCGCGCACCACTCCGGCATCGAGCGCTTCGACACCCTCTCCGTGCTGCGCTCGATCGACCAGCAGATCGCGCGGCTGCACCGGGCTTCGCGGCTCGCCCCGCGCCGCTACCACGTCGTGGCGCTGTCGGACCACGGCCAGACCCAGGGCCAAGCGTTCTCGCAGCGGTTCGGCGAGACGATCGAGGCGTACATCGGACGCCTGTGCGGCGGCTCGCCGTCCGCTCTCGCCGGCAAACGACGCCAGGCCGAGAGCTGGCAGATCAACGCGGCGCTGGCGGAGGCGACGAAGAGCGGCGGCCTGATCGCGCGCCGGCTGCGGGCCCGGGTGGAAGACGCGGAGTGCGCCGAAGACCGCCCGCGCACGACGTCCGGCTCCCCCGGCGCGGTCACCCGGGTCGCGCCGGGCGTGGTCGCGGTGGTGTCCGGCCACCTCGCGATGGTGTCGTTCACCGAGCACGAAGGCCGCGTCGAGCTGGAGACGATCGAGCGCGAGTTCCCCGACCTGCTGCCGTCGCTGGTGGACCACCCCGGCGTCGGGTTCCTGCTGGTCCGCAGCCGCGAGTTCGGCCCGGTGGTGCTGGGCCGCGACGGCCTGCACCGGCTCGCGACGAGCGTCGTCATCGGCGAGGAC is a genomic window of Amycolatopsis lexingtonensis containing:
- a CDS encoding phage holin family protein, translated to MTTTAPKGRLLRGGRAVARILLVWAAVTGALRLLDVLLPGFRMTHWWQPTVCALLLGLLAGVVWPLVMRIAYPLAFFTFGLFGFLLLGAGTLAVFKTVPGVEIADLRSAVLVTLGMAAVGALISSLLAIDEDEIFFRRAARRRRRHAPADVAADQPPGVVFLQIDGLGFDTVRRAIRDGDMPTFAAWLAEGSHALTRWHTDWSSQTGASVCGILHGSNHDILGFRWYEKDRDHVMACAHPTDAAEIERRHSDGRGLLSGDGASRGNLFSGDADHVSLTMSSIPVLVPKKLLRRHRDRLGAGYYAYFANPVNALRTFVVALVDVFREINAAVRQRRAGVVPRVPRGGWYPLARPGTTVIARDVVVSAVLGDMLAGRPVVYADFLGYDEVAHHSGIERFDTLSVLRSIDQQIARLHRASRLAPRRYHVVALSDHGQTQGQAFSQRFGETIEAYIGRLCGGSPSALAGKRRQAESWQINAALAEATKSGGLIARRLRARVEDAECAEDRPRTTSGSPGAVTRVAPGVVAVVSGHLAMVSFTEHEGRVELETIEREFPDLLPSLVDHPGVGFLLVRSREFGPVVLGRDGLHRLATSVVIGEDPLLPYGPHAADLIRRVDTFPHCADVMINSRYDPDSDQASPFETHVGSHGGLGGPQQRGFVVHPREFGFPGEVVGAESLHRVFRGWLTDLGHPAPVSPAVSEVVS